One Lachancea thermotolerans CBS 6340 chromosome B complete sequence genomic window, CGCTATGATCCCTCCTTAGCACCACAATTTCTCTTCGTGTAGGCATCAACTCCGCCAGATCAAACTTCCCTTTAAAGAATGTAAGGAACGCGACTAATACTCTCCACCTGGAAAAAAACACGAGAAtaacgaaaaaaaaaaaagatgcGAAAAACGGCCACGACCCTGCTCGGCGATCGGCACTAAGAGCAGTCCGATTGCGGACATTCAGGCCTCTATTGGGTATGTAATTGAGCGCGGTTGTGGTGACTCCTGCAGGAGCGTTCAGTGATGCGCGCAGGACACTTCCCGATGCCGATTTCGTGAAATTACGGCGACAAATGCATCAGGATGCGCAATTCATTGAATTCCGTGTCTTGCATATGCGGCTCTGCAGGTGGCCCAGGCACTCACGGAGCTGCGGTTGTGAAACTGCGAAGCGGTAAGAAATCTCACGTAGCAATTTGGCCTCGGCCAGTTGGGCCAACATCGGGGTCTGCTTCTGCCGCGGGACGCGAACCCCGTGAGCTAACGCGTCGGAGATTTCGAGATATGCTTCCTGGGTTTTGTCCACGTAAGACGGACGCGTAGCGCGGTCCTCTGCACTTCCGGTTGGTGCCTTCTCAAGTGGGAACATTGAATAAAGCTTTTTACTGGCAATCCTGTGATCAATTGTCTGGGCCTCCGTCTGGGTCTTTGTGCTCGCCGGTAGAAAGTGCTGCTCCATCCAGTCTAGGTAATCTGTGGTCTGCTGGTCGCTCCAGCGGTGATTGTTTTGGTGCAGCGATGCCGCGTCGTGCGAGAGCTTTGTCACGAGGTCTTCTGTCGCCGCTGGACTGTCCTCGGAGCCCTCGATTTCGAGCCATGCTAGACAGTAGTTCACGAAGAACGGGTCGTCCTGCAAAATTTTGTAGCGCACGGCAAGTATGAAGTAGGCAGCGATTCGCAGATCTGAACACTGGTAGAGGCGCTCGACACGTTCTCTGTGGTTTTCGTAGAGGCAGAAGGAACTGTCGCTCTCCCCGGAGATTCtgatgagctcttttaCATCGAAAAGAATCTGCGGAGGGAGCTTCACCGcgaagagcagcttgagTGTCAGCGCCTCATAGCTGACGTAGGTACTGAAGCACGACGACAATTGCACCGCGAAGCACATGTGTGCCAGCTTGTGAAAGAACTGGCCCTCGCTGGGCGTTTTGCCACCCTCTAGGACCTGGTGGTAGTAATTAGGAAGCTGTTTTCTCCAAAGGGCCGGTAGATGTAGATTGGCTTTGAAGTAGACCAGCTTCATGGAACATATCCACCGGATGTAGTCGCACGAGTGAACAGGCATCCTGAGGTGTGTGTTGGCCATATATAGCAGGCATATCGATGACAAGAGAGACAGCCGGGGCTTCTTTCCAGGGACCTGCATAGACGTGCCCCCGTTGTCATCGCCAGTAGCCGAGCGCTGGTCAGCAATTTCAAGCGACCTTATAAAACGCATCCACATCAGCTTCACGACGTCCGTAAAAACTGGCGGGAAGTTTTGATGCTCGATCAGCCAAGTGCACTGCAGCTTCAGAATGTACTGGAAGCAGCGTAGGAACAGCCTCTCGCCTTCGGCGCCATATACTTTCTGGTTAGCGTCCTCTTTTTGGCTGAGTTGCGACTGGGAGTTCATGCTTGACCTAAAACTTCCAGTGGCATTGGTAGTCAAATTGAGTCTTCTTGTGATAACACCCATGCTGTTaatgtcatcttcgtcgtcattAAACTCGACATCGCCTTCCATGACATGGCCATACTGACAAGTCCTTCTCCCGTCAATGATACGCCAAAGTCGTGATCTACAATTATCTGTCCCGCATACTGGACCTCTGAAGAATGTTGACATCAATTGAACTGTGCATGCACTCGTCCCAGCTGCTGTCGTTTCTGCTCATCCGACTTTCAACATCTCTaattcaagcttttttcatttttccaGCAGCGATGCCCTGAGTTAATTCTAACTCAGTCAGAACTGAAAGATACGAAGTTGACCATCTGCGAAGCAGCGAAGATCCGAgtatttttgtttttgtttacTGCGACTATATATTGTTTAAGGACTATACGGAATTGGCAAGGTCTCAGACTTGTCTTTCAATCAACGATCGTGCGCCCTGTGCCGATTGTGATGATTTTGATAGGACTGGTTTTGGAAACCTTGCCGGAAGGACCGTGAGCCCATTACGGGCTGGAAGGGGGCAGCCGCTGAGTAGTTGAATGGTGGAATGGGACCCCCCGGGCCTGCGTTCATGAAAGTGGGCCCGCCAAGTGGGGAGCCAGTATTTTGGGGAGGCGGTGTCCCAGAGCCTCCTCTCTCAT contains:
- the RRN7 gene encoding Rrn7p (similar to uniprot|P40992 Saccharomyces cerevisiae YJL025W RRN7 involved in the transcription of 35S rRNA genes by RNA polymerase I member of yeast Pol I core factor (CF) also composed of Rrn11p Rrn6p and TATA- binding protein) — encoded protein: MSTFFRGPVCGTDNCRSRLWRIIDGRRTCQYGHVMEGDVEFNDDEDDINSMGVITRRLNLTTNATGSFRSSMNSQSQLSQKEDANQKVYGAEGERLFLRCFQYILKLQCTWLIEHQNFPPVFTDVVKLMWMRFIRSLEIADQRSATGDDNGGTSMQVPGKKPRLSLLSSICLLYMANTHLRMPVHSCDYIRWICSMKLVYFKANLHLPALWRKQLPNYYHQVLEGGKTPSEGQFFHKLAHMCFAVQLSSCFSTYVSYEALTLKLLFAVKLPPQILFDVKELIRISGESDSSFCLYENHRERVERLYQCSDLRIAAYFILAVRYKILQDDPFFVNYCLAWLEIEGSEDSPAATEDLVTKLSHDAASLHQNNHRWSDQQTTDYLDWMEQHFLPASTKTQTEAQTIDHRIASKKLYSMFPLEKAPTGSAEDRATRPSYVDKTQEAYLEISDALAHGVRVPRQKQTPMLAQLAEAKLLREISYRFAVSQPQLRECLGHLQSRICKTRNSMNCAS